In Streptomyces sp. NBC_01426, one genomic interval encodes:
- a CDS encoding response regulator: MRAVIAEDSVLLRIGLVKLLDMAGFEVAAEVDDGEALLAAVEEHKPDLALVDVRMPPDFTDEGVRAALVIRRRHPDTAVLLLSQYVEERYAAELLTTQGGAGLGYLLKQRVADVEEFVAALRRVAAGGTALDPQVVAQLLLRRGGGKDPLERLTPRERDVLALMAEGKSNAGIAAELVVSESAVAKHINNIFAKLDLPPADGAHRRVLAVLRFLDGAS, encoded by the coding sequence GTGCGTGCTGTGATCGCCGAGGACTCCGTTCTCCTTCGCATAGGACTCGTCAAACTCCTCGACATGGCCGGATTCGAGGTCGCGGCCGAGGTCGACGACGGCGAGGCCCTGCTCGCGGCGGTCGAGGAACACAAGCCGGACCTCGCCCTGGTCGACGTGCGGATGCCGCCCGACTTCACCGACGAAGGCGTCCGGGCCGCCCTCGTGATCCGCCGCCGACACCCCGACACGGCCGTGCTGCTCCTCTCCCAGTACGTCGAGGAACGCTACGCGGCCGAACTGCTGACCACCCAGGGCGGTGCGGGCCTCGGCTACCTCCTCAAACAACGCGTCGCCGACGTCGAGGAGTTCGTCGCCGCACTGCGCCGGGTCGCGGCGGGCGGCACGGCACTCGACCCGCAGGTCGTCGCCCAACTCCTGCTCCGCCGCGGCGGCGGCAAGGACCCGCTGGAGCGACTCACCCCCCGCGAACGGGACGTACTGGCCCTGATGGCGGAGGGGAAGTCCAACGCCGGGATCGCCGCCGAACTCGTGGTGAGCGAGAGCGCGGTGGCCAAACACATCAACAACATCTTCGCCAAGCTCGACCTGCCGCCGGCCGACGGCGCCCACCGCCGGGTCCTCGCCGTCCTGCGCTTCCTGGACGGCGCGTCGTGA
- a CDS encoding AraC family transcriptional regulator: MDVVSDAISTVRTGRPSSNRVRVSGGWATRLDPYEGAGFHVVLEGACLLFPEGGEPVRLGTGDAVLLPHGTGHLLADVRADAASLERAVPFEDWRPDGPAHHPASEAGAVELLCGKYRLDRSRAHPLMRELPTVAHLPNRVGRHPELRSAIDLLGGELGGLRPGAGIAVPSLLDLLFVYMIRSWMAEDGTGVWSAVLGDPVTATALRALHADPAAPWTNESLAAEVGVSRPTLARRFTALVGRPPMAYLTWWRLTAAAALLRDTPDPLAAIARRVGYGTPYAFSHAFNREFGTTPGRYREHGAAPA, from the coding sequence ATGGATGTGGTGAGCGATGCGATCTCGACCGTCCGCACGGGACGGCCCTCCTCCAACCGGGTCCGGGTGAGCGGTGGTTGGGCAACGCGTCTGGACCCGTACGAGGGCGCCGGCTTCCACGTCGTCCTGGAGGGCGCGTGCCTGCTGTTCCCGGAGGGCGGGGAACCGGTCCGGCTGGGGACGGGCGACGCGGTACTGCTGCCGCACGGCACGGGTCACCTGCTCGCCGACGTCCGGGCCGACGCCGCGAGCCTGGAGCGGGCGGTGCCCTTCGAGGACTGGCGGCCGGACGGCCCGGCGCACCACCCGGCGTCCGAGGCCGGGGCGGTGGAGTTGCTCTGCGGCAAGTACCGGTTGGACCGCAGCCGTGCCCACCCCCTCATGCGGGAGCTGCCGACCGTGGCGCACCTGCCGAACCGTGTGGGCCGTCATCCCGAACTCCGCTCCGCCATCGACTTGCTGGGGGGCGAGCTGGGGGGCCTGCGGCCGGGCGCGGGGATCGCCGTGCCCAGTCTGCTCGACCTGCTGTTCGTCTACATGATCCGCTCGTGGATGGCCGAGGACGGTACCGGCGTGTGGTCGGCGGTGCTCGGCGACCCGGTGACGGCCACCGCGCTGCGGGCCCTGCACGCGGACCCGGCCGCGCCGTGGACCAACGAGAGCCTGGCCGCCGAGGTCGGGGTCTCGCGCCCGACGCTGGCCCGCAGGTTCACCGCCCTGGTGGGGCGGCCTCCGATGGCCTACCTGACCTGGTGGCGGCTGACCGCCGCCGCGGCCCTGCTCCGCGACACCCCGGACCCGCTGGCGGCCATCGCACGCCGGGTGGGGTACGGGACTCCGTACGCCTTCTCGCACGCCTTCAACCGGGAGTTCGGCACGACTCCGGGCCGCTACCGGGAGCACGGCGCGGCGCCGGCGTGA
- a CDS encoding GntR family transcriptional regulator, translating into MLLRLNISDSRPLHEQVAGAIRRAVVEGECAPGDRLPPARDLAQALGVNANTVLRGLRSLRDEGVLEFRRGRGVTVAAGADQRSALVERIRELVQEAARLGYGKAELTQMIREVP; encoded by the coding sequence ATGTTGCTGAGGTTGAACATCTCCGACAGTCGCCCCCTGCACGAACAGGTGGCGGGCGCGATCCGGCGGGCCGTCGTCGAGGGCGAGTGCGCCCCGGGCGATCGACTCCCGCCGGCGCGCGACCTCGCGCAGGCCCTCGGGGTCAACGCGAACACCGTCCTGCGCGGCCTGCGATCCCTGCGAGACGAAGGGGTGCTGGAGTTCCGGCGCGGCCGCGGGGTGACCGTGGCCGCCGGCGCGGACCAACGCTCCGCGCTGGTGGAGCGGATCCGTGAACTCGTCCAGGAGGCGGCCCGGTTGGGGTACGGCAAGGCCGAACTCACCCAGATGATCAGGGAGGTTCCGTGA
- a CDS encoding LacI family DNA-binding transcriptional regulator, whose protein sequence is MPEQHRVPVNRPTLEVVAARAGVSRATASRVVNGGDGVRSHLVDRVRKAVLELGYVPNPAARTLVTRRTGAVAVIIAEPEVRIFSDPFFSRQVRGISKELTEQDQQLVLLLVEDRGDYDRIERYLAGGHVDGALAFSLHTDDPLPEITRRIGMPTVYGGRPGWTAGSGDLGVVYVDADNRGGAREAVRHLLTQGRRHIAHIAGPLDQTSAADRLDGYRDVLRDADPALTAEGDFTSAGGARAMRQLLDRRPALDAVFAANDLMATGALAVLREHGRSVPGDVALVGFDDTELVAEAADPPLTTVRQDVEGMGRLMARLLLDTLHRAETAPRPPRPVITPTVLVRRASA, encoded by the coding sequence GTGCCCGAACAGCATCGCGTTCCCGTCAACCGACCGACCCTGGAGGTCGTGGCCGCGCGAGCGGGGGTGTCCAGAGCCACCGCGTCACGCGTCGTCAACGGCGGGGACGGCGTCCGCTCGCACCTGGTGGACCGGGTCCGCAAGGCCGTCCTGGAACTGGGCTACGTCCCCAACCCGGCGGCGCGCACCCTGGTCACGCGGCGGACCGGAGCGGTGGCCGTGATCATCGCTGAACCCGAGGTCCGGATCTTCTCCGACCCCTTCTTCTCCCGCCAGGTGCGCGGGATCAGCAAGGAACTCACCGAGCAGGACCAGCAGTTGGTCCTGCTCCTGGTCGAGGATCGCGGGGACTACGACCGGATCGAGCGGTACCTGGCCGGTGGGCACGTCGACGGCGCCCTGGCCTTCTCCCTGCACACCGACGACCCGCTCCCCGAGATCACCCGACGCATCGGCATGCCCACGGTCTACGGTGGCCGGCCGGGCTGGACGGCCGGATCCGGGGACCTCGGCGTGGTGTACGTCGACGCCGACAACCGCGGGGGCGCGCGGGAGGCCGTACGCCACCTGCTCACCCAGGGACGGCGCCACATCGCGCACATCGCGGGCCCCCTGGACCAGACCTCGGCGGCCGACCGGCTCGACGGCTATCGGGACGTACTGCGCGACGCCGATCCCGCGCTGACCGCCGAGGGGGACTTCACCTCGGCGGGCGGGGCCCGTGCGATGCGGCAGCTGTTGGACCGCCGTCCGGCGCTCGACGCGGTGTTCGCGGCGAACGACCTGATGGCCACGGGGGCCCTCGCCGTGCTGCGCGAGCACGGCCGGTCGGTCCCCGGCGACGTGGCGCTCGTGGGCTTCGACGACACCGAACTGGTGGCGGAGGCGGCCGATCCGCCGCTGACCACGGTGCGCCAGGACGTGGAGGGGATGGGGCGGCTGATGGCCCGTCTGTTGCTGGACACCCTGCACCGGGCCGAGACGGCTCCCCGACCACCCCGCCCGGTGATCACCCCGACGGTCCTCGTGCGCCGCGCCTCGGCCTGA
- a CDS encoding DUF6204 family protein: MTTRTFRITVRGSFVRLTDEQRATLLAAAPEHDLLRAGFTPEGHLTYEITARDSYTFRFLESGETEEDIHDATARAELAAEAWLSERGYAFKHFRTHAQDMTLAPLSKRQRQAAAGTSTD, from the coding sequence ATGACCACCCGAACCTTCCGCATCACCGTCCGCGGCTCCTTCGTCCGGCTCACCGACGAGCAGCGCGCGACGCTGCTGGCCGCCGCCCCGGAGCACGACCTGCTGCGCGCGGGCTTCACCCCCGAGGGGCACCTCACGTACGAGATCACGGCGCGGGACTCCTACACGTTCCGCTTCCTGGAGTCGGGCGAGACCGAGGAGGACATCCACGACGCGACGGCACGCGCCGAGCTGGCCGCCGAGGCCTGGCTGTCCGAGCGCGGGTACGCCTTCAAGCACTTCAGGACCCATGCCCAGGACATGACCCTGGCCCCCTTGAGCAAGCGCCAGCGCCAGGCGGCCGCCGGGACGAGCACCGACTGA
- a CDS encoding DUF7824 domain-containing protein, whose product MTLPMNDVLDAVRAGRTERLPALLGPLTPAERRAVLGELTALRREVRGWGWDRGSERDRMRGALLVAGAGCHTGAAAAASWIGSRELRDWREPPAALILELLADRDPKWLGDVAHRLAARAATAEADYPLIRELVRLADCAVPTTDAFVSGWVRSLVPQGPGARLPLSAALRRDPFVRHLVPRLFETAEPPNALLRYSHPRSPNHWPTELAALAEEGIVERRELIDGCVSRLLRGGRPNPLRFYLVLLERLALTPAEERDRTADWIAMAADAPSALAGHAQRVLARLTVAGELSAERLAEMSAAVLLRPEKKLARAQLILLGKALRRAPDDRHRLLPAVAHAFGHEDTALQERALGLVAAHLRPHDEELRAELAVQSELLSPGNRLAAAAHLGVAAAAEEEPYEEILPPPPVRRRVAATPSTVAETVELVAALIGSRSPDAAEFETALDGLVRHAHRDRAALVEALAPVLAGRGTSPNPTVDESGPRGLELVAAAVLERFTPEALRPGTRPQVRGFHDSCVHGALRGVIAARLREVAHRMVTTPLPFLLATPTWETGTIEPDELVERLTAYHRLGVEPAEADFAQALLRVRRDPTAAAAATALGTPPGARLAAWLTTAGEPPMLLRRTQGPDPKAAHPWWGRTCGAVRRIVIDTRERLVLQKEFPPAFRRLGRPVDDRGRRCWHWHGDTLAERMVLPEDRETQAAWLLPDLTAGATGEERGPGALLPGLAELGGPAGPVLHLAVATGLGSRHAEDRLGAVDALLVLAGRGELDAPLIGRDLAELVGLGTVKANRLADSARTAAATGAYATTWTLLAGAIPALLARDAAPPPGTGELLAVAADCVERCRPASPDPEGLAVQASRPGSSRLVAQARRLRTALAVAAA is encoded by the coding sequence ATGACCCTCCCGATGAACGACGTCCTCGACGCGGTGCGCGCAGGGCGCACCGAGCGCCTCCCCGCACTGCTGGGTCCCCTCACCCCGGCCGAGCGCCGCGCTGTCCTCGGTGAACTCACCGCGTTGCGCCGGGAGGTCCGGGGATGGGGCTGGGACCGCGGCTCCGAACGCGACCGGATGCGCGGCGCACTGCTCGTCGCGGGGGCCGGCTGCCACACCGGAGCCGCCGCCGCGGCCTCCTGGATCGGCTCCCGTGAGCTGCGCGACTGGCGGGAGCCGCCCGCCGCGCTCATCCTCGAACTGCTCGCCGACCGCGACCCGAAGTGGCTCGGCGACGTCGCCCACCGCCTCGCGGCCCGCGCCGCGACGGCCGAGGCCGACTACCCGCTGATCCGGGAACTGGTCCGGCTCGCCGACTGCGCCGTCCCCACCACCGACGCGTTCGTGTCCGGCTGGGTCCGCTCCCTGGTCCCGCAAGGCCCGGGCGCACGCCTCCCGCTGTCGGCAGCCCTGCGCCGGGACCCGTTCGTGCGCCACCTCGTACCCCGCCTCTTCGAGACGGCCGAGCCCCCCAACGCCCTGCTCCGGTACTCCCATCCGCGCTCCCCGAACCACTGGCCCACCGAACTGGCCGCCCTCGCGGAGGAGGGGATCGTCGAGCGCCGGGAGCTGATCGACGGATGCGTCTCGCGGCTCCTGCGCGGCGGGCGCCCGAACCCACTCCGCTTCTACCTGGTCCTCCTGGAGCGCCTTGCCCTCACCCCGGCCGAGGAGCGGGACCGGACCGCCGACTGGATCGCCATGGCCGCCGACGCGCCGTCCGCCCTCGCCGGACACGCGCAACGGGTGCTCGCCCGCCTGACCGTCGCGGGCGAACTGTCGGCGGAGAGGCTCGCGGAGATGTCGGCCGCCGTGCTCTTGCGCCCGGAGAAGAAGCTGGCCCGCGCCCAACTGATCCTCCTCGGGAAGGCGCTGCGCCGCGCTCCCGACGACCGCCACCGGCTGTTGCCGGCCGTCGCCCACGCCTTCGGGCACGAGGACACCGCCCTCCAGGAGCGCGCGCTCGGGCTCGTCGCCGCACACCTGCGGCCGCACGACGAGGAACTCCGCGCGGAACTCGCCGTGCAGAGCGAGCTGTTGAGCCCCGGCAACCGACTCGCCGCCGCGGCACACCTCGGGGTCGCCGCGGCGGCCGAGGAGGAGCCGTACGAGGAGATCCTGCCCCCGCCGCCGGTCCGCCGCCGGGTCGCCGCCACCCCGTCGACCGTCGCCGAAACCGTCGAGTTGGTTGCCGCGCTGATCGGCTCCCGGAGCCCGGACGCCGCCGAGTTCGAGACGGCGTTGGACGGGCTCGTCCGCCACGCCCACCGGGACCGCGCGGCCCTGGTCGAGGCCCTCGCGCCGGTCCTGGCCGGCCGCGGCACATCGCCGAACCCGACGGTCGACGAGAGCGGGCCGCGCGGGCTGGAGCTGGTGGCCGCGGCGGTCCTGGAACGGTTCACCCCGGAGGCGCTGCGGCCGGGCACGCGCCCACAGGTGCGCGGGTTCCACGACTCCTGCGTGCACGGCGCCCTGCGGGGGGTGATCGCCGCCCGACTGAGGGAGGTCGCCCACCGCATGGTGACCACCCCGTTGCCGTTCCTGCTCGCCACGCCCACCTGGGAGACCGGCACGATCGAGCCGGACGAACTGGTGGAGCGGCTCACCGCCTACCACCGGCTGGGCGTGGAGCCCGCGGAGGCGGACTTCGCCCAGGCGCTGCTCAGGGTCCGCCGCGACCCCACCGCCGCGGCGGCCGCGACCGCCCTCGGCACCCCTCCCGGTGCACGCCTCGCCGCATGGCTCACCACGGCCGGCGAGCCCCCGATGCTGCTGCGCCGCACGCAGGGACCCGATCCGAAGGCCGCCCACCCCTGGTGGGGACGGACCTGCGGGGCGGTGCGCAGGATCGTCATCGACACCCGCGAACGGCTGGTCCTGCAAAAGGAGTTCCCGCCCGCGTTCCGAAGGCTTGGCCGCCCGGTCGACGACCGCGGACGCCGCTGTTGGCACTGGCACGGCGACACGCTCGCGGAGCGCATGGTGCTGCCGGAGGACCGCGAGACCCAGGCGGCCTGGCTGCTCCCCGACCTCACCGCCGGCGCCACCGGCGAGGAACGCGGACCCGGCGCGCTGCTCCCGGGTCTGGCCGAGCTGGGCGGCCCGGCGGGCCCGGTACTGCACCTGGCCGTGGCCACCGGGCTCGGCTCCCGTCATGCCGAGGACCGGCTCGGGGCGGTCGACGCCCTGCTGGTGCTCGCGGGGCGGGGCGAGCTGGACGCGCCGCTGATCGGCCGGGACCTGGCCGAACTCGTCGGCCTGGGGACCGTGAAGGCGAACCGGCTCGCCGACTCCGCGCGCACGGCCGCCGCGACCGGTGCGTACGCCACCACCTGGACCCTGCTCGCGGGGGCGATCCCCGCCCTCCTGGCGCGGGACGCGGCGCCGCCGCCCGGCACCGGTGAGCTGCTGGCCGTCGCCGCCGACTGCGTGGAGCGCTGCCGGCCGGCCTCCCCGGACCCCGAGGGCCTGGCCGTGCAGGCGTCCCGGCCCGGCTCCTCCCGGCTGGTCGCCCAGGCCCGTCGCCTGCGCACCGCCCTGGCCGTGGCCGCCGCGTAA
- a CDS encoding MBL fold metallo-hydrolase, with the protein MKSDSEQGIVLGDVEVIRVVEWQGAFASALDVVPDSGTEVWKDNADWLSPDHWDPGTDRVTVALQTWVLRSAGRTILVDTGVGSMRERPGAPAFHHRQDDFLGALAHAGVRPQDVDLVVNTHVHADHVGGNTVDAAGEWVPAFPNARYLVPAADDFHFGPDNGYARGLRADDRLIYEDSIAPLHRSGQAVLWEGSHRIDENLVLEPAPGHTPGSSVLRLASGRDRAVFVGDLLHSPVQILEPAWNSCFCMDAGQAAASRRRILEQAADLNELVVPAHFGGGGAVEVRRRGTGFALGAWADFE; encoded by the coding sequence ATGAAGAGTGACAGCGAGCAGGGCATCGTACTGGGCGACGTCGAGGTCATCCGGGTCGTCGAATGGCAAGGGGCCTTCGCGTCCGCCCTCGACGTCGTCCCGGATTCCGGGACCGAGGTGTGGAAGGACAACGCGGACTGGCTGTCCCCGGACCACTGGGACCCGGGGACCGACCGCGTGACGGTCGCGCTCCAGACCTGGGTCCTGCGCAGCGCCGGACGGACCATCCTGGTCGACACCGGCGTGGGAAGCATGCGCGAGCGACCCGGCGCGCCCGCGTTCCACCACCGACAGGACGACTTCCTCGGCGCACTGGCCCACGCCGGTGTCCGGCCGCAGGACGTGGACCTCGTCGTCAACACCCACGTCCACGCCGATCACGTGGGCGGAAACACCGTCGACGCCGCGGGGGAGTGGGTCCCGGCCTTCCCCAACGCCCGGTACCTCGTCCCGGCGGCCGACGACTTCCACTTCGGCCCCGACAACGGGTACGCCCGGGGTCTGCGGGCGGACGACCGGCTGATCTACGAGGACAGCATCGCGCCCCTCCACCGGTCGGGCCAGGCCGTTCTCTGGGAAGGTTCCCACCGCATCGACGAGAACCTCGTGCTGGAGCCCGCTCCCGGCCACACCCCCGGCTCCTCCGTCCTGCGGCTGGCCTCGGGACGGGACCGGGCGGTCTTCGTCGGGGACCTCCTGCACAGCCCGGTGCAGATACTGGAGCCCGCCTGGAACAGCTGCTTCTGCATGGACGCCGGGCAGGCCGCGGCCAGCCGCCGCCGGATCCTCGAACAGGCCGCCGATCTCAACGAGTTGGTGGTGCCCGCGCACTTCGGCGGTGGCGGCGCGGTGGAGGTGCGACGCCGGGGAACCGGGTTCGCCCTGGGGGCGTGGGCGGACTTCGAGTGA
- a CDS encoding FAD-dependent monooxygenase — protein MAHTDGHTDVLVAGAGPVGLTAAAELRRRGVGCRLVDRLPARLPYAKAVGIQPRTLELWDRAGLVRAVLEAAVPMRGQLTYVNGVEQPRLDLKLPPEVPYGFAALPQNETERILEEFLDRFGTGIERSKELVSFTQDADGVTSRLVDVVTGAEEEVRSRFLVGCDGAHSAVRKGLGLDFAGGAFPAEYMLADIEVDWDLPYGYGVRAMHRDGGGVVDDVLVCIPLPGVRRYRVSMSVPDELSSAAERTGDGIAHGLDGGRAPELSHIQAVLDRMSPRPTVASTMRWSSVFRISHRIADRYRQGRVFVAGDAAHIHPPTGAQGMNTGIQDAWNLAWKLALAVGGAAPPLLLDSYDAERRPIGEEVVGRTVRHAAEGVQADPGDPATVMMREAQLLVGYRGSPIVGRAEADGTDGPQPGDRAPDCGGLTTPIAAHPLRLYDLLRDRDHVCVLYLTGPDTDAMTELATLAGDFPAGGADVCAVVADGVPADGAPVPVYRDDRDEFARLYAARGSTLFVVRPDGYLGARIALPAGKALVSHLEGVLGT, from the coding sequence GTGGCGCACACCGACGGACACACGGACGTACTGGTCGCGGGCGCGGGCCCGGTGGGTCTGACCGCGGCCGCGGAGCTGCGGCGGCGCGGGGTGGGATGTCGTCTCGTGGACCGGCTCCCGGCGAGGCTGCCGTACGCGAAGGCGGTCGGCATCCAGCCCCGCACCCTGGAACTCTGGGACCGGGCGGGCCTCGTCCGCGCCGTGCTGGAGGCGGCCGTCCCGATGCGCGGGCAGCTCACGTACGTCAACGGCGTCGAGCAGCCCCGCCTCGATCTGAAGCTGCCGCCCGAGGTGCCGTACGGGTTCGCCGCCCTCCCGCAGAACGAGACCGAGCGGATCCTCGAGGAGTTCCTCGACCGGTTCGGGACCGGCATCGAGCGGAGCAAGGAGTTGGTGTCGTTCACCCAGGACGCCGACGGGGTGACCAGTCGACTGGTGGACGTCGTGACCGGCGCCGAGGAAGAGGTCCGCTCCCGTTTCCTGGTGGGCTGCGACGGCGCGCACAGCGCCGTTCGCAAGGGGCTGGGGCTCGACTTCGCGGGGGGTGCGTTCCCCGCGGAGTACATGCTGGCGGACATCGAGGTCGACTGGGACCTGCCGTACGGCTACGGGGTGCGGGCCATGCACCGCGACGGCGGGGGCGTCGTGGACGACGTCCTGGTGTGCATCCCGCTCCCCGGGGTCCGCCGCTACCGCGTGTCGATGTCGGTCCCGGACGAGCTGTCGTCCGCGGCGGAGCGGACCGGGGACGGGATCGCGCACGGGCTGGACGGTGGCCGGGCCCCTGAACTCTCCCACATCCAGGCGGTGTTGGACCGCATGTCGCCGCGGCCTACCGTGGCCTCGACCATGCGCTGGTCGTCGGTGTTCCGCATCAGCCACCGGATCGCCGACCGGTACCGCCAGGGGCGGGTCTTCGTCGCCGGAGACGCCGCGCACATTCATCCGCCGACCGGCGCGCAGGGCATGAACACCGGGATCCAGGACGCGTGGAACCTGGCGTGGAAGCTCGCCCTGGCCGTCGGGGGCGCCGCCCCTCCGCTGCTGTTGGACAGTTACGACGCGGAGCGGCGCCCGATCGGCGAGGAGGTCGTCGGCCGGACGGTGCGGCACGCCGCCGAGGGTGTGCAGGCCGATCCGGGCGACCCGGCGACGGTGATGATGCGCGAGGCCCAACTCCTCGTCGGCTACCGCGGCAGCCCGATCGTGGGACGAGCGGAGGCCGACGGGACGGACGGTCCGCAGCCCGGTGACCGGGCTCCGGACTGCGGCGGCCTCACCACACCCATCGCCGCCCACCCGTTGCGTCTGTACGACCTGCTGAGGGATCGGGACCACGTGTGCGTGCTGTACCTGACGGGCCCGGACACCGACGCGATGACCGAACTCGCCACCCTCGCCGGGGACTTCCCGGCGGGTGGGGCGGATGTCTGTGCCGTGGTCGCGGACGGCGTCCCGGCCGACGGCGCCCCCGTGCCGGTCTACCGCGACGACCGGGATGAGTTCGCCCGGCTCTACGCGGCGCGCGGGTCGACGCTGTTCGTGGTGCGGCCGGACGGCTACCTGGGGGCCCGCATCGCCCTGCCGGCCGGGAAGGCGCTGGTCAGCCACCTTGAGGGGGTCCTCGGGACCTGA
- a CDS encoding DUF4360 domain-containing protein, which produces MIKSLRTTLTAALVTGTLVTLAPGAGATPAAPTDRVTVDVASVNGSGCKPGTATVDVAPDNSAFTVAYSEYLAQAGGGVPVTEGRKNCQLALTVHVPQGFTYAVSKVDYRGYGNLEQGATGTQKASYYFQGMSQTASRTHTFQGRLNNNWQVTDTTDIEALVFAPCGAQRNFNINTELRTTAGTDTSKTSYMAVDSTDGTINSVYHFSWKSCPDR; this is translated from the coding sequence GTGATCAAGTCACTGCGCACCACACTCACCGCAGCCCTCGTGACCGGCACCCTCGTCACGCTCGCCCCGGGCGCCGGGGCCACCCCCGCCGCGCCGACCGACCGCGTCACCGTGGACGTCGCCTCGGTCAACGGATCGGGCTGCAAGCCCGGTACCGCGACCGTCGACGTGGCCCCGGACAACTCGGCGTTCACCGTCGCCTACAGCGAATACCTGGCCCAGGCCGGCGGGGGAGTCCCCGTCACGGAAGGCCGCAAGAACTGTCAGCTGGCCCTGACCGTGCACGTACCCCAGGGCTTCACCTACGCGGTGTCCAAGGTGGACTACCGCGGCTACGGCAACCTGGAGCAGGGAGCCACCGGCACCCAGAAGGCCAGCTACTACTTCCAGGGCATGAGCCAGACCGCGTCCCGCACCCACACGTTCCAGGGGCGGCTGAACAACAACTGGCAGGTGACGGACACCACGGACATCGAGGCGCTCGTCTTCGCGCCCTGTGGCGCGCAGCGCAACTTCAACATCAACACCGAGCTGCGCACCACCGCCGGGACCGACACCTCGAAGACGAGCTACATGGCGGTCGACTCCACGGACGGCACCATCAACAGCGTCTACCACTTCTCCTGGAAGAGCTGCCCGGACCGCTGA
- a CDS encoding MepB family protein, producing MTAHHATPAQPWGDPTAGPVPEGLVAAKSLVYDPCGFDCPAPVAEEESADYGAYALSVNGRPVRFRVARTTPTKVGQFVTVWQRSPEGPIRPFDTGDGVGLFVIDCRDGADHGQFVFPSAVLCARDVVSRDGVGGKRGFRVYPPWASPTARQAERTRSWQLEHFLALPGDGSVDLERARALYRA from the coding sequence ATGACCGCGCACCACGCAACACCCGCACAGCCCTGGGGCGACCCGACCGCCGGCCCCGTACCCGAGGGGCTCGTCGCGGCGAAGTCCCTCGTCTACGACCCTTGCGGGTTCGACTGCCCGGCGCCCGTCGCCGAGGAGGAGAGCGCGGACTACGGGGCGTACGCGCTGTCCGTGAACGGTCGTCCGGTCAGGTTCCGGGTCGCCAGGACGACACCGACCAAGGTGGGCCAGTTCGTCACGGTGTGGCAGCGGTCCCCGGAGGGCCCGATCCGGCCGTTCGACACGGGCGACGGCGTCGGCCTGTTCGTCATCGACTGCCGGGACGGGGCGGACCACGGGCAGTTCGTCTTCCCGTCCGCCGTGCTCTGCGCGCGGGACGTCGTGTCCCGGGACGGCGTCGGCGGGAAGCGGGGCTTTCGCGTCTATCCGCCGTGGGCGTCGCCGACCGCTCGACAGGCCGAACGCACCCGGTCCTGGCAGCTGGAGCACTTCCTCGCGCTGCCCGGGGACGGGTCCGTGGACCTGGAACGGGCGCGGGCGCTCTACCGCGCCTGA